The Dreissena polymorpha isolate Duluth1 chromosome 10, UMN_Dpol_1.0, whole genome shotgun sequence genome includes a region encoding these proteins:
- the LOC127847770 gene encoding BTB/POZ domain-containing protein KCTD6-like, with amino-acid sequence MSRYHLSTEKVVKLNVGGTFYSSTKETLTKVHGSYIWRIFTGDAPCPRDERGSYFIDRDGPIFRHILNYLRSDRLSVPYGFREFDLLKVEADYYGLPALVQEIEVILVSFKRKRRRRPNSNRKKTSQSVNELHRVHERDGDLYISDEDSDWFYD; translated from the exons ATGTCTAGGTATCACCTCAGCACGGAAAAAGTTGTCAAGCTGAATGTTGGAGGGACCTTTTATAGCTCGACCAAGGAAACCTTGACCAAG GTTCACGGAAGCTACATCTGGCGGATATTCACAGGCGATGCCCCCTGTCCGAGGGATGAACGAGGAAGTTACTTCATTGACCGCGATGGGCCCATATTCAG GCACATTCTAAACTACCTGCGCAGCGACCGACTCTCGGTGCCATACGGTTTCCGGGAATTCGACCTTCTCAAGGTCGAGGCCGACTATTACGGACTTCCGGCTCTCGTGCAAGAAATCGAGGTCATACTTGTGTCATTCAAGCGGAAACGTCGACGCCGACCGAACTCGAACCGAAAGAAAACCAGTCAGAGCGTAAACGAGTTACACCGCGTACACGAGCGCGACGGCGACTTGTATATTTCTGACGAAGATTCGGATTGGTTTTACGATTAA